The window GTTTAGAGAAGGCGCTACCATCACTTAAGGGCGCGGAAGGACTTAGAGACCTACTTCCACTAATTAGGGACATATTTCTAAAACCCGAAGTTTCAGACAACTATAAACTCGAGTGGAAGCCACCAGATAGCGAAGGCATAATCGGTTTTCTGTGCGAGGAAAGGGACTTCGACGAGGAGCGGGTGAGGAACGCCCTCAATAAGGCTGCTATAGGCTTCCAGAAGATTCAGAGCAAAGGGACTCTAGACGCCTGGTTCAAGTAGGTGTGGGTTAGCCTTTCCACCCATATTTGCCAGTTAACGGGACAAAAGCTACTCCGCAGATCCCTCTTATGTCAAGGCGGCCGTCCATCCCCTTCCTCGCCCAGAGAAGTTCCTGGAAGGAGTAAGGACTACCCACCGGGATAACCATAACACCACCTGGCTTCAACTGGTCTATTAGAGGTTTAGGAATTGAAGGCGCTGAAGCTGTGACAGAAATTCTATCAAAGGGGGCCTCTTGAGGTAGCCCCTGGGAGCCATCCCCCTCAACAACGAAGACACGACCACCATAACCTACTCTCTCGAGATTCTCTCTGGCGAACTCGACTAACGATTTATGGATCTCAACCGAATATACACGCCCAGCTCTTTCAGCCCCAAATGGGGCGACAATCTCGGCTATCACCGCAGCGTGGTATCCACTTCCGGCACCGACCTCGAGAACCTTCTGACCTTCAACTAACTCTAATGCTTCACACATCATAGCGACCATGTGAGGTGCAGAGATCGTCTGCCCGAAGCCGATGGATAGCGGAGTATCATAATAGGCGGCAGCCTTCTTATCAGGTGGAAGAAATTCCTCTCGTGGCACAGTCTCCATAGCCCTTATTACTTTTGGACTTCGAAGTACTCCCTCAGCCACCAGCCTAGCTACGAGGCTCTTCCGTTGACTTGTGAAGTCCAACCCATCATATTTCATAACAATAATCAGCTTATATGGGCGATGGTTCCTTAGTGGAATGAAGCCTATATGAAGGTTTTCGAGCTCATAACCGCTTATGGGCACCCCCAAATCTTGGCGACACACCCTACAACCTTGGAGGTCACGAAGGAGAAGCATGTTACTTCTAGAGGCAATTGTATCATCGCCACCGGCGCATCAAAGGCCGCGTTAGACTTGAGCCCAGCCTTCAAGAGGTTAGCCGCCCAACAAGAGGCTCAGATTGTCATGACCCTTTTCGTCGGCAACCAAACTGTCCGCATCACTGGTCGGGGGAATCAAGGGTTAACTTTCACTCACGCCACTGACTTGGTGGTGAGGAGGAGCAATTACACGTGCCCTAGGACGTTGATGGTTGAGGCTGATAAAGCGGCTGCAGATCTGCCTAGGAGCATAGTTGAGAAACTTAGAATACCGGGTGCGCTAGTCTTAGTCAGGCTGATGGTTGAGACAAAAACTTAGATTATAAAGGCGTCCACGGCTACTTGCCACTCCCGTGGTGCTATTTCCTTCACAACCTTTGACAGTTGGAGACGTAAAATCTGCCTACCCGCTTTCTCGACGGCTTTAGCTAGATCTTGAATTGCTTTATCGGTGGGGTTAGGCTCAGCAGCGAACTTATAGAAATGAACTACTCCACCTCTCGGTTTCAGAGCTTCGCAGGCGGCTCCAACGAACTCAACTGCCCTCTCAGGGAGGTTCATTATGATTCGGTCAGCTACACCTTTGAGTGTCTCTTCGATAACTTTACTTGCCTCTCCCTTTATTGGTATAACTTTTCCCTCCACATGGTTGAGATGAATATTCTTTTCCAGATATGATATAGCATAGGGGTTTACATCTATCGCGTAGACTTTGATCTCATTGTGAGTTTTGGCTGTCAAGATTGAGAAGGCGCCTACTCCAGCGAACATGTCCACCACCACCTCGCCCTCCCGAACTTGACTTGCAACTCGCCAATGTTCCCCGGCCAGTCTAGGGCTGAAGTAGACCTTACAAGGATCAACGGCCAACTGACATCCATACTCTCTATGTAGCGTTTCGGTTCTATCCTCCCCTGCAATCAGCTTATATCCCCTCAGCCTATACTCCCCCTCCACTTTACCTACCTTCGCCAAGACGGTTTTTACCTGTGGGTTAGCTTTCAGGATAGCCTTACCCACTGCCGACTCATGCCCCGCAAGCTCTGGAGGCAACTCCACGATAGCGATGTGACCTATTATGTCAAGAGAACGTGGAGCTAATGCTACGAGGTGAGGGGGGAGGAGCTCATTCAGTATCTCTAGGAGGCATCTCCGCCTGGGGCGGGTTGTTGGTTGAAAAGAAACCTCAGAGAAGGGGCCGATGCGCGGCATCAGTTGCACTCTATCTTCAGCCTTGAGGCCACGCTTAAGGGGAATAATAATATAGTCTTCTGACTGAGCGACCCTATAGGTTGCTTCAAGCAACCGTAGCTCCTTTAAGACCGCCAGAGCCAACTCACCCTTATCCCGCGGTACCCTTAAACCTTCGACCATAAGGGCGCCCTTACTCCTAAACGTCAGATTTGAAAAATAAACCTTATAAACCAAATGGAACTTTCTCTGCTCTAGGGCCCGTAGCTCAGTCAGACTCGTCGGGTAGACCGAGAGTCATGGAGAGGTGGAGCGGCGGACTGCCTGCAGTCAGGCTGTAGCTCTTAGCCGCTGAGGAGACACCCGTTGGGTAGGTGTATGCCTACCCGGGGACTGGTCGTGGGTTCAAATCCCTCCGGGCCCGCCATCTCCCAAAAGAGTGGGCAGACAAATGCGGCATGCACTCGGCGCTGCGAAGGGCTTTTCTGAGGGTAATAGAGTTATATGAGCCACAGCCACCGCGGCATTCAGGTTGTGGTTAGATGACTGAGATCATCATTGTGAGACATGGTGAGACTGAGTGGAATGCTAGAGGGATATTTAGAGGTAGAAAGGATGTAACTTTAAGTGAAGTAGGTATTAGGCAGGCTGAACTTTTGGGTAGACGCCTTAGTGCAGTGAAGCTTGAAGCGATCTACAGTAGCCCATTGAAACGCGCTCTTGCAACCGCGGCCCGAATCGCGGAGTATCAACCGGTAAAACAAGTTGAAGTCTCGAAGAGCTTGATCGATATGGATTATGGAGAGTGGGAGGGCAAGTCTGAGCGGGAAGTTGCAGGCTTGTACGGGGATACATATGAGATGTGGCGTTTAGCGCCTCATCAGGTTAGAATACCTGGTGGGGAGAGTTTGGATGATGTAAGGAAGAGAGTTATCAGTGTTATAGACACGATAACATCTAAACATAGAGGTAGCGTAGCATTAGTCGCCCATAGAGTGGTAAATAAAGTCTTGATATGCGCCCTTTTAGGGTTGGATAACTCCCACTTCTGGAATATAAGGCAGGATAATGCTGGAATCACCATCTTCAGCTATGAGGCAAACCGTTTCATACTCTTTAAACATAACGATACATCCCACCTACGAGAGATGCAGCAACACAGCCTAGAAGACTTCTGAGCACTAGCCTCAAACAGTCTTTAGACCTTGGCGAAGATAAATGTGAAACTTAGACACAGCAATACA is drawn from Candidatus Bathyarchaeia archaeon and contains these coding sequences:
- a CDS encoding protein-L-isoaspartate(D-aspartate) O-methyltransferase, yielding MKYDGLDFTSQRKSLVARLVAEGVLRSPKVIRAMETVPREEFLPPDKKAAAYYDTPLSIGFGQTISAPHMVAMMCEALELVEGQKVLEVGAGSGYHAAVIAEIVAPFGAERAGRVYSVEIHKSLVEFARENLERVGYGGRVFVVEGDGSQGLPQEAPFDRISVTASAPSIPKPLIDQLKPGGVMVIPVGSPYSFQELLWARKGMDGRLDIRGICGVAFVPLTGKYGWKG
- a CDS encoding DUF371 domain-containing protein, with the translated sequence MKVFELITAYGHPQILATHPTTLEVTKEKHVTSRGNCIIATGASKAALDLSPAFKRLAAQQEAQIVMTLFVGNQTVRITGRGNQGLTFTHATDLVVRRSNYTCPRTLMVEADKAAADLPRSIVEKLRIPGALVLVRLMVETKT
- a CDS encoding class I SAM-dependent methyltransferase family protein, with the translated sequence MVEGLRVPRDKGELALAVLKELRLLEATYRVAQSEDYIIIPLKRGLKAEDRVQLMPRIGPFSEVSFQPTTRPRRRCLLEILNELLPPHLVALAPRSLDIIGHIAIVELPPELAGHESAVGKAILKANPQVKTVLAKVGKVEGEYRLRGYKLIAGEDRTETLHREYGCQLAVDPCKVYFSPRLAGEHWRVASQVREGEVVVDMFAGVGAFSILTAKTHNEIKVYAIDVNPYAISYLEKNIHLNHVEGKVIPIKGEASKVIEETLKGVADRIIMNLPERAVEFVGAACEALKPRGGVVHFYKFAAEPNPTDKAIQDLAKAVEKAGRQILRLQLSKVVKEIAPREWQVAVDAFII
- a CDS encoding histidine phosphatase family protein — its product is MTEIIIVRHGETEWNARGIFRGRKDVTLSEVGIRQAELLGRRLSAVKLEAIYSSPLKRALATAARIAEYQPVKQVEVSKSLIDMDYGEWEGKSEREVAGLYGDTYEMWRLAPHQVRIPGGESLDDVRKRVISVIDTITSKHRGSVALVAHRVVNKVLICALLGLDNSHFWNIRQDNAGITIFSYEANRFILFKHNDTSHLREMQQHSLEDF